The following nucleotide sequence is from bacterium.
TCGGCGAGTTGAAGGCGGCCGGCTGCGTCGGCATCTCCGACGACGGAATGACGGTGATGGACAGCCGCTTGATGCGGCTGGCGATGGACTATGCCCAGGGCTTCGGCATCCCGGTCCTCACCCACTCGGTCGACGCCAACTTGGCCAAGGGCGGCTCGATGCACGAAGGCGAGGTCAGCTGCCGGCTCGGGCTGAAGGGCATGCCGGCCGAGGCCGAGGACATCATTGTCGCCCGCGACATTTATTTGAGCCGCTTGACCGGAGCCCACCTCCACGTCGCCCACGTCAGCACCGCCGGATCGGTCGAGCTGATCCGCCGGGCCAAGCAGCAAGGCTTGAAAGTCAGCGGCGAGGCCGCGCCCCATCACTTCACCTTGACCGACGCGGCGGTCGGCGACTACGACACCCACGCCAAGATGTGCCCGCCGCTCCGCGGAGAGGAGCACCGCCAGGCGGTGATCGCCGGCTTGGCCGACGGGACTCTCGATTGCATCGCCACCGATCACGCCCCTCATGCCACCGTCGACAAGGAAGTGGAGTTCGACCAGGCCGCCTTCGGCATCCTCGGCTTCGAAACCGCGTTGCCCTTGGCTTTGCGGCTGGTCGACGGCGGAAAATTGACTTTGCAGCGGCTGGTGGAGTCCCTCACCTCGGCGCCGCTGGCGATCTTGCGCCGCCCCTACCAGGGCATTAAAGTAGGCGCCGCCGCGGATCTTGCTTTGTTGGATTTGAACGCCATCTGGATCTATCGCGCCTCCGAGGGGTTTTCGAAGAGCCGGAATTCGCCCTTCGAGGGTTGGGACATGAGGGGCCGGGTGGTGGGCACCTGGGTGGACGGCAAGCGAGTGCATGGAGAATAGGATGTTATTGAAGAAAGACCGCGC
It contains:
- a CDS encoding dihydroorotase translates to MKGGSYLIEGARIFDPTLGLDQVGDLIVHEGKIAGIGKGLKASDGYKRVVGRGKVLLPGFVDLHTHLREPGFEHKETVETGTRSAAAGGFTTICCMANTQPVNDNAATTHYILEKAAQACGVKVLPIGAISKGLQGKELAEIGELKAAGCVGISDDGMTVMDSRLMRLAMDYAQGFGIPVLTHSVDANLAKGGSMHEGEVSCRLGLKGMPAEAEDIIVARDIYLSRLTGAHLHVAHVSTAGSVELIRRAKQQGLKVSGEAAPHHFTLTDAAVGDYDTHAKMCPPLRGEEHRQAVIAGLADGTLDCIATDHAPHATVDKEVEFDQAAFGILGFETALPLALRLVDGGKLTLQRLVESLTSAPLAILRRPYQGIKVGAAADLALLDLNAIWIYRASEGFSKSRNSPFEGWDMRGRVVGTWVDGKRVHGE